The Triticum dicoccoides isolate Atlit2015 ecotype Zavitan chromosome 6A, WEW_v2.0, whole genome shotgun sequence genome has a window encoding:
- the LOC119315953 gene encoding protein TIC 20-v, chloroplastic-like: protein MDKLFCLKALNLSTKSYVLEAENLYLTAPATARLLAPPPRANNDNSDAVGAPDRLVAAVAYLYPFLDGAHHGRFLVAQYPVFNAVLSPLGPAARLFHSSPLTPFLLFITLYFAVVRNQQAFSRFVRFNAMQAVALDVLLIVPDLLAQSFAPSGGGIGLDIFTSLENTVFLFLLVSLLYGGGACLLGITPRLPIVADAAERQVM from the exons ATGGACAAATTATTTTGCTTGAAAGCATTAAATCTGTCCACTAAATCATATGTGCTGGAGGCAGAGAATCT ATACCTGACAGCCCCCGCGACCGCGCGCCtcctcgccccgccgccgcgcgccaACAACGACAACAGCGACGCGGTGGGGGCGCCGGACCGCCTGGTGGCGGCCGTCGCCTACCTCTACCCGTTCCTCGACGGCGCGCACCACGGCCGCTTCCTCGTGGCCCAGTACCCGGTCTTCAACGCCGTGCTCAGCCCGCTCGGCCCGGCCGCGCGCCTCTTCCACTCCTCCCCGCTCACGCCCTTCCTCCTCTTCATCACCCTCTACTTCGCCGTCGTCCGCAACCAGCAGGCCTTCTCCCGCTTCGTGCGCTTCAACGCCATGCAGGCCGTCGCGCTCGACGTCCTGCTCATCGTCCCGGACCTCCTCGCGCAGTCCTTCGCGCCCTCGGGGGGCGGCATCGGGCTCGACATCTTCACCAGCCTGGAGAACACCGTCTTCCTCTTCCTGCTCGTCTCCCTCCTCTACGGCGGGGGCGCCTGCCTGCTCGGGATCACGCCGCGCCTGCCCATCGTCGCCGACGCGGCCGAGCGCCAGGTGATGTGA
- the LOC119317724 gene encoding transcription factor BIM2-like, whose protein sequence is MELFQGEEPAHDFLSLRAGGSSAFQHRQRSGQQGPKSLEPASGGGTAGGAAGLGQHVLPGGVGTFSIRQLPDAQPREEAGTGREPSVSVSHGSRMETAHEARSGIMVRSAPPTPAMWQDSSTDNKRSRGSRAEGRSSGSSADQDPSSPRSKHSATEQRRRTKINDRLDILRDLLPNCDQKRDKASFLLEVIEYIRLLQEKCQKYESGIPEQNDVDANCMPWDKVYYRSRWRNTQNISQVQGGGLSATTEEDMNKEQYSSKGIASAPAASLFNTQSAREISTAPSSSQNIAENSMPTNQLPWLSMSTMNQNCDASNGLLSKHDTQMPQDDSQSLSSAYSQGLLHKLKEALQRSGVDPSQTKISIEINMDRRARANAHIHDSSKANEGKEPVPVAKRLRCD, encoded by the exons ATGGAGCTCTTCCAAG GGGAGGAGCCGGCCCACGACTTCCTCTCGCTCCGCGCCGGGGGCTCGTCGGCGTTCCAGCACAGGCAGCGCTCCGGCCAGCAAG GCCCGAAGTCGCTTGAGCCAGCCAGCggcggcggcacggcagggggcgcGGCAGGTTTGGGGCAGCACGTGCTGCCGGGCGGCGTCGGGACCTTCAGCATCAGGCAACTGCCTGACGCTCAGCCGAGGGAGGAGGCTGGCACTGGCAGGGAACCGTCTGTTTCGGTGTCTCATGGCTCCAGAATGGAGACTGCGCATGAGGCACGGTCCGGAATTATGGTTCGTAGTGCTCCACCCACACCCGCAATGTGGCAAGATTCTAGCACCGACAACAAGAGATCTAGAG GGTCGAGAGCAGAGGGGAGAAGCAGCGGCAGCAGTGCCGATCAGGATCCCAGCAGCCCGAGATCGAAGCATTCCGCTACCGAGCAGCGGCGGAGGACCAAGATAAATGACAG GCTTGACATACTCCGCGACCTCCTGCCGAACTGTGATCAGAAGAGGGATAAAGCTTCTTTCCTTCTGGAG GTTATTGAGTACATAAGGCTCTTGCAAGAGAAATGCCAAAAATATGAGTCAGGCATTCCAGAACAGAACGACGTCGATGCCAACTGCATGCCATGG GACAAAGTGTACTACAGATCACGTTGGAGGAACACGCAG AACATCAGTCAAGTCCAAGGAGGAGGCTTATCAGCTACCACAGAGGAGGACATGAACAAAGAGCAATACAGTTCCAAAGGCATTGCAAGTGCACCTGCTGCTTCTCTCTTCAACACACAAAGTGCAAGAGAAATCAGCACAGCCCCCAGTTCCTCCCAGAACATAGCAG AGAACAGTATGCCTACCAATCAGCTACCGTGGCTAAGTATGTCAACCATGAACCAAAACTGCGATGCAAGCAACGGACTGCTAAGCAAGCATGATACACAAATGCCGCAAGATGACAGCCAGAGTCTTTCAAGTGCTTACTCCCAAGG GTTGTTACATAAACTGAAAGAAGCTCTTCAGAGGTCGGGAGTAGACCCATCTCAAACTAAAATATCCATAGAGATCAATATGGATAGACGGGCCAGAGCCAATGCTCATATACATGACAGTTCAAAG GCTAACGAAGGCAAAGAACCTGTCCCGGTAGCCAAGAGGCTGCGGTGCGACTGA